The DNA sequence GCCGTTGATGGTCAGGTTACCGGAACCAGCTTTGATGCGGACGCGGGCGACAGCGGTCTTACGACGGCCGGTTCCCATGGCGACGCCATGCTTGTCCAGTTTGCCACGGATGACGGGCTCTGGTTTGACGACATCTTCCTCTTCCGTTTCAGTGGCCAGACCTGATCCCAGAGTCAACTCAGGAACACCAGACGAGACTGTCATCGATTCGGCAGTCGCATCCTCTGATGTCGCTGTTTCTGCTTCAACCGGGGTCTGCTGTTCTGTGGTTTCTTCTGTTACTTCTGATTCTGGAGTCTCATTTTCCATAACGGTCAACTACTCTTATCTTGTTTTACTGAAAAGGGATAAAGGGAAGATCGAGTCTTTACTCTCAGTGTCTTACGGGAGCAGGTACTCAGGCCATTCCTGGGGCTGCTGAGCCTGATGATCGTGAGTCGGGCCGGAATACAGCTTCAGCTTTTTCAGCATCTGACGACCCAGCTTGTTTTTAGGCAACATGCGACGAACGGCTTCTGACAGAACCTGTGTTGCCTGTCCGCGTTCCAGTTTCTGCTCTGCAGTCACGTTTTTCAGACCGCTGGGGTAACCACTGTACTTCGCGTAGCTCTTTTCCTGCATTTTGCGGGAGAAGTAGGGATGCGAATCGTGGGCCAGCTCTTTGCCGGTAAACTTGATCTTATCACAGTTTACGACGACGACATAGTCACCGGTATCAACGTGGGCAGTATAAGTTGGCTTGTGTTTGCCCATCAGTACGGTAGCAATTTTGGTAGCCAGCCGTCCCACAATCATGTTATCTGCATCAACAACGAGCCACTGAGGGTCGACAGTCTTTGCATTCGCCATAAAAGATTTTGTAGTAGACACCGGTTATTCCTCAAACGTAAACGATACAATATTATAGACTTATATCAAAACGCCCAACATCAGGGCGTCTTCAGATTGACTTCAAAAAGTCTGTAGCAGGCCGGTTTACGCCGGTAAAGGGAGCGCATACCAACCTCAAGGGAGCGGGTAACAGTAACCTTTTTGCAGGCGATCTTCAACTTCAGCGAGGAGGAAAATCCGAGCCAGAAGGCAAAAAATGAGAGAAAACCGGTACCGGCTGGCATCAGGCGCGAAATCCGCTTCCCGTCAGCCCTGATCAGAGGTAGGAGAGCAGCGTCAGCTGCAAGGCCTGCGAGGTTACCTGAAGATTTGCCTGAAAGGCCGTCTGGCGCTGGGTGATCTCAACAATCACTTCCGTCAGGTCGGTATCAAAATCCCGGGAAATGGCTTCCCTGATCTGTACTTCCTGATCCTGCAGTCGACCACTGGCGTCCTCGAGAATACTTAACCGGTTCCCGATCTCCGATCGCACGCCATTCACGCGATTGATTTCGGCATCCAGTTTCACCCCGATCCGCTCAATTCCCTGACTGTCATTGTTTCGCAATGACGTTTCCAGGCGGGACAGCAGATTAATCACCCCCGTCGCTTCTTTCGGGTTGGGTTCTTTCCCCTGCAACCCCACCAGCGGGTCACTGCCTGATTCGGTACCATCGATCCCCAATGCATACGCGAGCTCAATCGGCGGAATCTCCAGCGGTCCAGAACCTGAGGCATCATAAATGGTAATGCCGTTCCCCGTCGTATTCAGAGTGGCCTGCAGCTTGATGGGAATGAAATTCCCCTGTAGCGGCACACTGTTATCGGTCCCGGTCTCACTGACCGCCAACCCCAGGGCATCTGAAACCGCATTGCTGGCGATACTCAATGGCCCGGTCCCCGAATTGTCGGTAATGCGAATCGCATTCGTATCCGGGTCGATACTCGCAACCAGATTTCCTGGATCCACTGCGTTGATCGAGTCCAGCACATCCTGCACGCTCGCATCGCCGGCCAGACTCACATTCGCCACGGAACCGTCCCGTCGGGTAATATCCAGAGTGGTCGCCCCGACTGGTACGCCCTGCCCCAGATTCAGATCCGCCAGCGGCGTGGTACCATCGAACGTCTCAAAATCGTTGATCTTATCCAGCACGTCCTGCACGGTCGTCGCACCGCTCAGATCGATGTTGATTGTACTTCCATCACGCCGGTTGATCTGCAGCTTGTTAGAAGAATTAACATCGACGCCCCGCCCGTAATTCAATTCCGAGAGAGGCGTACTGGCAGAAAAGGTAGCAATCCCCAGTCCCGCAGCATTGGATCCGCCGTTATTCTCACCAATCGAGAAGTCCGCACCACTGATGCGACTTGAAATCGCCAGGCCATTCCGGACTTCATTGATTCCCAGGTTGAGATTAGGATCAGCCGTACGAATCAGATTGAAGACATCTTCAATCGTGGTCGCCGTCGACAGGTCGACAGTGTGAGTCTCGCCGCCATTATTGATGACAAGTCCGGTTCCGACAGTCGAACCGATTCCGGTGCCGCCGTTCAGAGAAGCCAGCGTGGTCTGCAGGGTGATCCCCGGATCGAGGTCGCCTCCGTTGATTTGTGCTACCGCGGTACTGGCAATCCCCAGTTGCGTCGCCAGATTCGAACCAGAGACATTGGAAACGGCCACGGTTCCCGCAGAGGGAGTTAACCGCAGTCCGTTCTGACTCGAAGGATCGATGTCGACCGTCAGCGTGACCGGACTACCGGAAAACGCATTCTCCAGCACGGTTTTGAGATCCTGAATGGTCTCTACCCTGGAAAGATCAATGGTCTGAGTTTCGGGCGTCCCGTTATCCAGCGTCACTGAGATCGACCCCAGTTTGGCCCCCCGTCCGCTGTGCAGGTCGGCGATGCGGGTCTGTAACGTTAAGGCGGGATCGATGTCACTCCCGATTTCCGGACTACTGGCGGCAAAAGCCGAAATGCCATCGAAGTTGTTGGCGAGCAGGGTCTGTGTATCGATGTAGGACTGAACCTGATGACCGTCCCCATGATAGACCACCTGCCCGTCGGCCAGTTCCTGGAAGGGGGCGAC is a window from the Gimesia benthica genome containing:
- the rpsI gene encoding 30S ribosomal protein S9, encoding MENETPESEVTEETTEQQTPVEAETATSEDATAESMTVSSGVPELTLGSGLATETEEEDVVKPEPVIRGKLDKHGVAMGTGRRKTAVARVRIKAGSGNLTINGVGLNDHLKVERDRQMVEAPLKATDTYGKVDVWVRVSGGGTTGQTGAIVLGIARALEAYNNQLHEALSAGRFLTRDSRMVERKKFGFKKARKSFQFSKR
- the rplM gene encoding 50S ribosomal protein L13, with the translated sequence MANAKTVDPQWLVVDADNMIVGRLATKIATVLMGKHKPTYTAHVDTGDYVVVVNCDKIKFTGKELAHDSHPYFSRKMQEKSYAKYSGYPSGLKNVTAEQKLERGQATQVLSEAVRRMLPKNKLGRQMLKKLKLYSGPTHDHQAQQPQEWPEYLLP
- the flgL gene encoding flagellar hook-associated protein FlgL; translation: MNIGPLLPGRLPSTMLSERLKTSLNSNARELSNLQQQVATGQKFSLLSESPAAALRTIILQSSLERQLQYQTNISTNQSLLAMSETAMNSVGDALNTAKTLALSGVGSTVSDAERVALADQVAALRTQVINAGNTTFRGQYLFSGSLTNVAPFQELADGQVVYHGDGHQVQSYIDTQTLLANNFDGISAFAASSPEIGSDIDPALTLQTRIADLHSGRGAKLGSISVTLDNGTPETQTIDLSRVETIQDLKTVLENAFSGSPVTLTVDIDPSSQNGLRLTPSAGTVAVSNVSGSNLATQLGIASTAVAQINGGDLDPGITLQTTLASLNGGTGIGSTVGTGLVINNGGETHTVDLSTATTIEDVFNLIRTADPNLNLGINEVRNGLAISSRISGADFSIGENNGGSNAAGLGIATFSASTPLSELNYGRGVDVNSSNKLQINRRDGSTINIDLSGATTVQDVLDKINDFETFDGTTPLADLNLGQGVPVGATTLDITRRDGSVANVSLAGDASVQDVLDSINAVDPGNLVASIDPDTNAIRITDNSGTGPLSIASNAVSDALGLAVSETGTDNSVPLQGNFIPIKLQATLNTTGNGITIYDASGSGPLEIPPIELAYALGIDGTESGSDPLVGLQGKEPNPKEATGVINLLSRLETSLRNNDSQGIERIGVKLDAEINRVNGVRSEIGNRLSILEDASGRLQDQEVQIREAISRDFDTDLTEVIVEITQRQTAFQANLQVTSQALQLTLLSYL